The window GCCGTCGCACCGAGCGGGTCGCTAATCACCCCGGCCCGAGCCTCGAGCAGCCCTTGGTTCCGAGCCTGAGCGATCACGCCGGCGACTCGGGTCAGCCGCTCCCCCTGAGCCCGGGCCACAGTGAGCGCATGCTCGTCCGGGCCACCGTGGATACCGCCCTCGGTGACGAACGATGCGCCATACGGGTTCCCCCCACCGTTGTAGACCTCGCTCACCGTGTAGCCGAGCGGCAGCACGATGGCACCCCAGTGGTAGAGCGTGTTGTTGAGGGCGAGGATGGTGGATTCCTGGCCCCCGTGGGCCGTCTGAGACGCGGTGAAAGCGGTGCCGACCTTGTTCACGAGGTCGCCACGCTCCCACAGTTCGCCGGCTTGGTCGATGAATAGCTTGAGCTGGG of the Solirubrobacterales bacterium genome contains:
- the wrbA gene encoding NAD(P)H:quinone oxidoreductase — its product is MSEDAPTPTRIAVIYYSATGTVNRRAQAVAEGAEKAGAEVRLRAVAELFPEMVISQNQHWGTHRSETQDEPEAELDDLAWADGFAFGTPTRFGNVAAQLKLFIDQAGELWERGDLVNKVGTAFTASQTAHGGQESTILALNNTLYHWGAIVLPLGYTVSEVYNGGGNPYGASFVTEGGIHGGPDEHALTVARAQGERLTRVAGVIAQARNQGLLEARAGVISDPLGATAAG